A DNA window from Hemibagrus wyckioides isolate EC202008001 linkage group LG11, SWU_Hwy_1.0, whole genome shotgun sequence contains the following coding sequences:
- the gga1 gene encoding ADP-ribosylation factor-binding protein GGA1 has translation MAAPPDEGSLESRINKATNPLNRETDWDSIKAFCEQLSNEPEGPQLATRLLAHKIQSPQEWEAMQALTVLETCMKNCGKRFHNEVGKFRFLNELIKVVSPKYLGSRAPEPVKKKVLEMMYSWTVGFPEETKISDAYQMLKKQGIVKQDPALPDDKPLPPPPPRPKNAIFEDEEKSKMLSRLLNSTHPEDLRAANKLIKEMVQEDQKRMEKVSKRVNAIQEVKESVKLLTQLLADYSKDTSSNDNEELIKDLYQRCEKMRPTLFRLASDTEDNDEALAEILQANDSLTQVINLYRQLVKGEEVNGDSSTMPTLQGKGTALLDLTGLDTSPSAPTFPEFPSQPTPSHELGISLLDDELMSLGLTDNTPSTTLVSSQSGDASTWNSFQISDTVDTPIPPVPAAVLLPSVTPTPATVSAPTTTVKALDELDVLGKTLLQQSLPPESLQVKWDKLQPQSKPTLRDLQSMSNVNPVANPSPVLAFSSEPANLLNSQHSNEAPALSIGPASTPQDEISLANVTVPLESIKPSSMLPVTIFDKHSLRVLLHFARDSPPSRADVLVVIISMLSSAPMPVTNIRFQAAVPKTMRVKLQPPSGTDLPAFNPILPPAAITQVLLLANPQKEKVRLRYKLTFDLAEDSHDESGDIEQFPPPESWGNL, from the exons ATGGCGGCTCCGCCTGATGAGGGGAGTTTGGAGTCTCGCATCA ACAAAGCGACTAACCCTCTAAACAGAGAGACCGACTGGGACAGCATTAAAGCTTTCTGTGAGCAGCTCAGCAATGAACCTGAAGG TCCACAGCTGGCAACCAGGCTTTTGGCCCACAAGATCCAGTCACCCCAGGAATGGGAAGCCATGCAGGCCCTCACG GTTCTGGAGACATGTATGAAGAACTGTGGGAAGAGGTTCCATAATGAAGTAGGGAAGTTCCGCTTTCTCAACGAACTCATCAAGGTGGTTTCTCCCAAA TACCTGGGTTCTCGAGCTCCAGAACCCGTGAAGAAGAAAGTACTAGAAATGATGTACAGTTGGACCGTGGGGTTCCCTGAAGAGACCAAAATATCCGACGCCTATCAGATGCTGAAGAAACAAG GTATTGTGAAACAGGACCCTGCTCTTCCCGATGATAAGCCCCTCCCTCCTCCACCTCCCAGACCCAAAAACGCCATCTTTGAGGACGAAGAGAAGTCAAAG aTGCTGTCACGCTTGCTCAACAGCACTCACCCAGAAGACCTGAGAGCTGCAAACAAACTTATTAAGGAAATGGTTCAGGAG GATCAAAAGCGCATGGAGAAGGTGTCGAAGAGAGTAAACGCTATTCAGGAAGTGAAGGAGAGTGTCAAACTGCTCACACAGCTACTAGCAGACTACAGCAAAGACACTAGCTCGAACGACAATGAAGAGCTCATCAAG GATTTGTATCAACGCTGTGAGAAAATGAGGCCCACTCTGTTCAGACTGGCCAGTGATACAGAAGACAATGATGAAGCTCTAG CGGAGATCCTGCAGGCCAATGACAGTTTGACACAGGTGATTAACCTCTATAGGCAGCTTGTGAAAGGAGAGGAGGTGAATGGAGACAGCAGCACTATGCCAACACTTCAGG GCAAAGGTACAGCCCTGTTGGACCTCACTGGACTGGACACATCACCTTCAGCTCCTACTTTTCCAGAATTCCCCTCTCAGCCCACACCATCACATGAGCTGGGCATCAGCCTGCTGGATGATGAACTCATGTCTTTGG GGCTAACTGACAACACTCCTAGTactactctggtttcctcccagtCTGGTGATGCCTCCACATGGAACTCATTCCAG atttCAGATACTGTAGACACACCCATCCCTCCAGTACCAGCCGCTGTGCTGTTGCCATCAGTTACTCCCACCCCAGCCACTGTTAGTGCCCCCACCACCACTGTCAAAGCCCTGGATGAGCTGGACGTGCTGGGAAAGACCCTACTACAGCAGTCTCTGCCCCCTGAGAGCCTGCAGGTCAAATG GGATAAACTTCAGCCTCAGTCCAAGCCCACCCTGCGAGATCTCCAGAGCATGTCGAATGTAAACCCTGTCGCAAACCCAAGTCCTGTCTTAGCATTTTCTTCTGAGCCTGCTAATCTCCTGAACTCACAGCACAGCAACGAGGCTCCTGCACTGAGCATTGGCCCCGCTTCCACTCCTCAGGACGAGATCTCTCTGGCCAATGTCACTGTGCCCCTGGAATCCATTAAGCCTA GTAGCATGTTGCCTGTGACGATCTTCGACAAACACAGCTTGCGTGTCCTGTTGCACTTTGCGCGTGACAGTCCTCCGTCTCGGGCGGACGTTCTGGTGGTCATCATCTCCATGCTGTCGTCCGCTCCCATGCCAGTCACAAACATCCGCTTCCAGGCTGCCGTTCCCAAG ACCATGAGGGTGAAACTGCAGCCGCCGTCCGGAACAGACCTGCCTGCCTTCAACCCCATACTCCCGCCTGCCGCGATTACACAAGTCTTGCTGCTGGCCAACCCTCAAAAg GAAAAGGTTCGGTTGCGATACAAGCTGACATTCGATTTAGCCGAAGACTCCCATGACGAAAGCGGAGATATTGAACAGTTCCCACCTCCAGAATCCTGGGGGAACCTTTAG
- the micall1a gene encoding MICAL-like protein 1 isoform X1 gives MGSLKALQEWCRVQCGGYNDVEIKNMAASFRDGLAFCAIIHKHRPDLIDFDALSKENVYENNRLAFEVAETELGIPALLDADDMVSMKVPDRLSVITYVSQYYNYFTNKSQANPPCMKRPASSGQIEPAIKKSPTPLEDKTITSESNADSQSKRNTLSSTCAACEKHVHLVQRFLVDGKLYHRNCFRCMECSSTLLPGSYKLVGDAGSLVCTHHFTRISSNSQNGRPDLSKQLSPLSSNSSPESTPSGEGLEKALPECSDANEHITPSDDLPKTHSLERETSQNEKGGKEIREEFEDGVKVQIEPCPPSPPNPFDESDKEELKEEEQPEAATEVANGDLPVTSTRSTAEENRPVPAPRKVSDSSPPVRPVPRPRPPRPLQSPAVSENEGDRRPVPRERSQSPASSIQSSDNPKTKDPPWLALVKQESKKKLAPPPPRALATPPHSSSTPAKIEEETRPATPPNPFDDEDNEEATAESTEVPVPSSVVAVHPWYGISQTAEGTTEDPTHTKCPGSGRSKKRPAPRAPKSVPTALPSSQSSSACPSPALSTESLSSSSSDHGFSRPAATTSASPRQSVTEQEHLFTKSVSEPSISSPGSSPSALSSETKPLLSPSPSPSHPHSNNTCSAPATPETNRSAGSKVMRPPPPRPPAAPSPLISSHSSQQNTPKRVNPFNRKASPTVTSPQSRPPKGPRPARPPAPGHGFPLIKRKVQSDQYIPVEDIHVEMGTLERQLDELEQRGVDLEQRLRECSNEEEEERLLVDWFTLIHEKHLLVRREAELVYTVKQQHLEERQADVEYELRCLLNKPGVFFWFPPKINQNTPDSKKEWNDEDRDREKQLMDELVTIIEQRNQIINTMDQDRQREEEEDKLVAAMLKKKEFHGESEHRKKPGKFKPMKVLKRLSHKGEVTKSPSPRKEKS, from the exons ATGGGTTCATTAAAAGCCCTCCAGGAGTGGTGTCGAGTGCAGTGTGGGGGATACAATGATGTGGAGATTAAGAACATGGCAGCGTCCTTCAGAGATGGACTGGCTTTCTGTgccatcatacacaaacacaggccTGATTTAAT AGACTTTGATGCCCTCTCCAAAGAAAATGTCTACGAGAACAACCGGTTG GCATTTGAGGTGGCAGAGACAGAGCTGGGTATCCCGGCCCTGTTGGACGCAGATGACATGGTGTCTATGAAAGTGCCTGACCGTCTCAGTGTCATAACCTACGTGTCGCAATACTACAACTATTTCACCAACAAATCTCAAG CTAATCCTCCCTGTATGAAGAGACCGGCCAGTTCAGGTCAAATTGAACCAGCAATAAAGAAATCTCCCACACCCCTCGAAGACAAAACCATAACATCTGAG TCGAATGCAGACAGCCAATCAAAACGCAACACTCTGAGCAGTACGTGTGCTGCCTGCGAGAAACATGTTCATCTGGTACAGAGGTTCCTAGTCGATGGTAAACTCTACCATCGCAACTGTTTCAG GTGTATGGAATGTAGCAGCACTTTATTGCCTGGCTCTTATAAGCTTGTGGGAGATGCTGGATCTCTGGTCTGCACACACCACTTCACCAGGATATCGTCAAACAGCCAGAACGGCCGTCCAGATCTGAGCAAGCAACTTAGCCCACTATCATCCAACTCCAGCCCTGAATCCACTCCAAGTGGGGAAGGTTTGGAAAAAGCACTGCCAGAGTGCTCGGATGCcaatgaacacatcactccatctgATGACTTGCCCAAAACACACTCTCTGGAGAGAGAGACCAGCCAGAATGaaaagggagggaaagagataAGAGAGGAATTTGAGGATGGTGTGAAAGTACAGATAGAACCCTGCCCTCCAAGTCCGCCAAATCCTTTTGATGAATCTGACAAAGAAGAACTAAAAGAGGAAGAGCAGCCGGAGGCAGCTACAGAAGTCGCTAATGGAGACCTTCCTGTGACCTCAACAAGGAGCACCGCTGAAGAGAATCGACCAGTACCTGCCCCTAGAAAAGTGTCCGATTCCTCCCCTCCTGTGCGTCCTGTGCCCAGGCCACGCCCACCAAGACCTTTGCAGAGTCCAGCAGTCAGCG AAAACGAAGGTGATCGCAGACCAGTTCCACGTGAAAGGTCCCAGTCACCTGCAAG CTCCATTCAGTCCAGTGACAATCCTAAAACCAAAGACCCTCCCTGGCTGGCTCTTGTCAAACAAGAGTCCAAGAAAAAGTtggctcctcctcctcccagaGCTCTAGCCACTCCTCCTCATTCATCATCCACCCCTGCCAAGATCGAGGAGGAAACTCGTCCAGCCACACCCCCCAACCCCTTTGATGATGAGGACAATGAGGAGGCAACGGCCGAATCCACAGAAGTGCCAGTTCCGTCTTCTGTGGTTGCAGTCCATCCGTGGTACGGGATTTCCCAGACTGCTGAAGGCACTACTGAGGACCCCACCCACACCAAGTGTCCAGGAAGTGGCAGGAGCAAAAAACGGCCAGCGCCCAGAGCTCCAAAATCTGTTCCTACAG CTCTTCCTTCTTCTCAGTCTTCCTCTGCCTGTCCCTCTCCAGCTCTGAGCACTGAGAGCCTGTCCTCCTCTTCATCAGACCACGGCTTCTCCCGACCCGCTGCCACAACCTCTGCTTCCCCACGACAATCCGTTACCGAACAGGAACATCTGTTCACCAAAAGCGTGTCAGAGCCGTCAATTAGCAGTCCTGGCTCCTCCCCCTCAGCTCTTTCCTCTGAAACCAAGCCACTTCTATCACCTAGTCCCTCTCCGTCACACCCCCACAGTAATAATACTTGCTCAGCACCAGCCACACCCGAGACAAACAGGAGCGCAGGAAGCAAAGTGATGAGACCGCCCCCTCCACGCCCACCAGCTGCACCAAGTCCTCTGATTAGCTCTCATTCCTCACAGCAAAATACACCCAAG CGGGTAAACCCTTTTAATAGGAAAGCTTCCCCAACAGTCACCTCACCACAGTCCAGACCCCCTAAAGGCCCTCGACCTGCTCGCCCTCCTGCCCCTGGACACGGCTTCCCTCTCATCAAACGCAAG GTACAGTCCGATCAGTACATCCCTGTTGAGGACATACATGTGGAGATGGGGACACTTGAGAGGCAGTTGGATGAGCTGGAGCAGAGAGGAGTGGACCTGGAGCAGAGGCTCAGAGAATGCTCTAATG aggaagaggaggagcggCTGCTGGTGGACTGGTTCACTCTGATTCATGAGAAACATCTACTGGTACGCAGAGAGGCTGAGCTGGTGTACAC GGTGAAGCAGCAGCATCTGGAAGAAAGGCAAGCTGACGTGGAGTATGAGCTTAGGTGTCTCCTCAACAAACCAGGTGTGTTTTTCTGGTTCCCACccaaaataaaccagaacacaCCTGATTCAA AGAAAGAGTGGAATGATGAGGATCGCGACCGGGAGAAGCAGCTGATGGACGAGTTGGTGACCATCATCGAGCAGAGGAACCAGATCATCAACACCATGGATCAGGACAGACAGAG ggaagaggaggaggacaaGCTAGTGGctgccatgttaaagaaaaaag AGTTCCATGGCGAGAGTGAACACAGGAAGAAGCCCGGGAAGTTTAAACCCATGAAAGTGCTGAAAAGGCTGAGCCATAAAGGTGAAGTCACAAAGAGCCcaagtccaaggaaggaaaaaagctGA
- the micall1a gene encoding MICAL-like protein 1 isoform X2 → MGSLKALQEWCRVQCGGYNDVEIKNMAASFRDGLAFCAIIHKHRPDLIDFDALSKENVYENNRLAFEVAETELGIPALLDADDMVSMKVPDRLSVITYVSQYYNYFTNKSQANPPCMKRPASSGQIEPAIKKSPTPLEDKTITSESNADSQSKRNTLSSTCAACEKHVHLVQRFLVDGKLYHRNCFRCMECSSTLLPGSYKLVGDAGSLVCTHHFTRISSNSQNGRPDLSKQLSPLSSNSSPESTPSGEGLEKALPECSDANEHITPSDDLPKTHSLERETSQNEKGGKEIREEFEDGVKVQIEPCPPSPPNPFDESDKEELKEEEQPEAATEVANGDLPVTSTRSTAEENRPVPAPRKVSDSSPPVRPVPRPRPPRPLQSPAVSENEGDRRPVPRERSQSPASSIQSSDNPKTKDPPWLALVKQESKKKLAPPPPRALATPPHSSSTPAKIEEETRPATPPNPFDDEDNEEATAESTEVPVPSSVVAVHPWYGISQTAEGTTEDPTHTKCPGSGRSKKRPAPRAPKSVPTALPSSQSSSACPSPALSTESLSSSSSDHGFSRPAATTSASPRQSVTEQEHLFTKSVSEPSISSPGSSPSALSSETKPLLSPSPSPSHPHSNNTCSAPATPETNRSAGSKVMRPPPPRPPAAPSPLISSHSSQQNTPKRVNPFNRKASPTVTSPQSRPPKGPRPARPPAPGHGFPLIKRKVQSDQYIPVEDIHVEMGTLERQLDELEQRGVDLEQRLRECSNEEEEERLLVDWFTLIHEKHLLVRREAELVYTVKQQHLEERQADVEYELRCLLNKPEKEWNDEDRDREKQLMDELVTIIEQRNQIINTMDQDRQREEEEDKLVAAMLKKKEFHGESEHRKKPGKFKPMKVLKRLSHKGEVTKSPSPRKEKS, encoded by the exons ATGGGTTCATTAAAAGCCCTCCAGGAGTGGTGTCGAGTGCAGTGTGGGGGATACAATGATGTGGAGATTAAGAACATGGCAGCGTCCTTCAGAGATGGACTGGCTTTCTGTgccatcatacacaaacacaggccTGATTTAAT AGACTTTGATGCCCTCTCCAAAGAAAATGTCTACGAGAACAACCGGTTG GCATTTGAGGTGGCAGAGACAGAGCTGGGTATCCCGGCCCTGTTGGACGCAGATGACATGGTGTCTATGAAAGTGCCTGACCGTCTCAGTGTCATAACCTACGTGTCGCAATACTACAACTATTTCACCAACAAATCTCAAG CTAATCCTCCCTGTATGAAGAGACCGGCCAGTTCAGGTCAAATTGAACCAGCAATAAAGAAATCTCCCACACCCCTCGAAGACAAAACCATAACATCTGAG TCGAATGCAGACAGCCAATCAAAACGCAACACTCTGAGCAGTACGTGTGCTGCCTGCGAGAAACATGTTCATCTGGTACAGAGGTTCCTAGTCGATGGTAAACTCTACCATCGCAACTGTTTCAG GTGTATGGAATGTAGCAGCACTTTATTGCCTGGCTCTTATAAGCTTGTGGGAGATGCTGGATCTCTGGTCTGCACACACCACTTCACCAGGATATCGTCAAACAGCCAGAACGGCCGTCCAGATCTGAGCAAGCAACTTAGCCCACTATCATCCAACTCCAGCCCTGAATCCACTCCAAGTGGGGAAGGTTTGGAAAAAGCACTGCCAGAGTGCTCGGATGCcaatgaacacatcactccatctgATGACTTGCCCAAAACACACTCTCTGGAGAGAGAGACCAGCCAGAATGaaaagggagggaaagagataAGAGAGGAATTTGAGGATGGTGTGAAAGTACAGATAGAACCCTGCCCTCCAAGTCCGCCAAATCCTTTTGATGAATCTGACAAAGAAGAACTAAAAGAGGAAGAGCAGCCGGAGGCAGCTACAGAAGTCGCTAATGGAGACCTTCCTGTGACCTCAACAAGGAGCACCGCTGAAGAGAATCGACCAGTACCTGCCCCTAGAAAAGTGTCCGATTCCTCCCCTCCTGTGCGTCCTGTGCCCAGGCCACGCCCACCAAGACCTTTGCAGAGTCCAGCAGTCAGCG AAAACGAAGGTGATCGCAGACCAGTTCCACGTGAAAGGTCCCAGTCACCTGCAAG CTCCATTCAGTCCAGTGACAATCCTAAAACCAAAGACCCTCCCTGGCTGGCTCTTGTCAAACAAGAGTCCAAGAAAAAGTtggctcctcctcctcccagaGCTCTAGCCACTCCTCCTCATTCATCATCCACCCCTGCCAAGATCGAGGAGGAAACTCGTCCAGCCACACCCCCCAACCCCTTTGATGATGAGGACAATGAGGAGGCAACGGCCGAATCCACAGAAGTGCCAGTTCCGTCTTCTGTGGTTGCAGTCCATCCGTGGTACGGGATTTCCCAGACTGCTGAAGGCACTACTGAGGACCCCACCCACACCAAGTGTCCAGGAAGTGGCAGGAGCAAAAAACGGCCAGCGCCCAGAGCTCCAAAATCTGTTCCTACAG CTCTTCCTTCTTCTCAGTCTTCCTCTGCCTGTCCCTCTCCAGCTCTGAGCACTGAGAGCCTGTCCTCCTCTTCATCAGACCACGGCTTCTCCCGACCCGCTGCCACAACCTCTGCTTCCCCACGACAATCCGTTACCGAACAGGAACATCTGTTCACCAAAAGCGTGTCAGAGCCGTCAATTAGCAGTCCTGGCTCCTCCCCCTCAGCTCTTTCCTCTGAAACCAAGCCACTTCTATCACCTAGTCCCTCTCCGTCACACCCCCACAGTAATAATACTTGCTCAGCACCAGCCACACCCGAGACAAACAGGAGCGCAGGAAGCAAAGTGATGAGACCGCCCCCTCCACGCCCACCAGCTGCACCAAGTCCTCTGATTAGCTCTCATTCCTCACAGCAAAATACACCCAAG CGGGTAAACCCTTTTAATAGGAAAGCTTCCCCAACAGTCACCTCACCACAGTCCAGACCCCCTAAAGGCCCTCGACCTGCTCGCCCTCCTGCCCCTGGACACGGCTTCCCTCTCATCAAACGCAAG GTACAGTCCGATCAGTACATCCCTGTTGAGGACATACATGTGGAGATGGGGACACTTGAGAGGCAGTTGGATGAGCTGGAGCAGAGAGGAGTGGACCTGGAGCAGAGGCTCAGAGAATGCTCTAATG aggaagaggaggagcggCTGCTGGTGGACTGGTTCACTCTGATTCATGAGAAACATCTACTGGTACGCAGAGAGGCTGAGCTGGTGTACAC GGTGAAGCAGCAGCATCTGGAAGAAAGGCAAGCTGACGTGGAGTATGAGCTTAGGTGTCTCCTCAACAAACCAG AGAAAGAGTGGAATGATGAGGATCGCGACCGGGAGAAGCAGCTGATGGACGAGTTGGTGACCATCATCGAGCAGAGGAACCAGATCATCAACACCATGGATCAGGACAGACAGAG ggaagaggaggaggacaaGCTAGTGGctgccatgttaaagaaaaaag AGTTCCATGGCGAGAGTGAACACAGGAAGAAGCCCGGGAAGTTTAAACCCATGAAAGTGCTGAAAAGGCTGAGCCATAAAGGTGAAGTCACAAAGAGCCcaagtccaaggaaggaaaaaagctGA
- the micall1a gene encoding MICAL-like protein 1 isoform X3 — MVSMKVPDRLSVITYVSQYYNYFTNKSQANPPCMKRPASSGQIEPAIKKSPTPLEDKTITSESNADSQSKRNTLSSTCAACEKHVHLVQRFLVDGKLYHRNCFRCMECSSTLLPGSYKLVGDAGSLVCTHHFTRISSNSQNGRPDLSKQLSPLSSNSSPESTPSGEGLEKALPECSDANEHITPSDDLPKTHSLERETSQNEKGGKEIREEFEDGVKVQIEPCPPSPPNPFDESDKEELKEEEQPEAATEVANGDLPVTSTRSTAEENRPVPAPRKVSDSSPPVRPVPRPRPPRPLQSPAVSENEGDRRPVPRERSQSPASSIQSSDNPKTKDPPWLALVKQESKKKLAPPPPRALATPPHSSSTPAKIEEETRPATPPNPFDDEDNEEATAESTEVPVPSSVVAVHPWYGISQTAEGTTEDPTHTKCPGSGRSKKRPAPRAPKSVPTALPSSQSSSACPSPALSTESLSSSSSDHGFSRPAATTSASPRQSVTEQEHLFTKSVSEPSISSPGSSPSALSSETKPLLSPSPSPSHPHSNNTCSAPATPETNRSAGSKVMRPPPPRPPAAPSPLISSHSSQQNTPKRVNPFNRKASPTVTSPQSRPPKGPRPARPPAPGHGFPLIKRKVQSDQYIPVEDIHVEMGTLERQLDELEQRGVDLEQRLRECSNEEEEERLLVDWFTLIHEKHLLVRREAELVYTVKQQHLEERQADVEYELRCLLNKPGVFFWFPPKINQNTPDSKKEWNDEDRDREKQLMDELVTIIEQRNQIINTMDQDRQREEEEDKLVAAMLKKKEFHGESEHRKKPGKFKPMKVLKRLSHKGEVTKSPSPRKEKS; from the exons ATGGTGTCTATGAAAGTGCCTGACCGTCTCAGTGTCATAACCTACGTGTCGCAATACTACAACTATTTCACCAACAAATCTCAAG CTAATCCTCCCTGTATGAAGAGACCGGCCAGTTCAGGTCAAATTGAACCAGCAATAAAGAAATCTCCCACACCCCTCGAAGACAAAACCATAACATCTGAG TCGAATGCAGACAGCCAATCAAAACGCAACACTCTGAGCAGTACGTGTGCTGCCTGCGAGAAACATGTTCATCTGGTACAGAGGTTCCTAGTCGATGGTAAACTCTACCATCGCAACTGTTTCAG GTGTATGGAATGTAGCAGCACTTTATTGCCTGGCTCTTATAAGCTTGTGGGAGATGCTGGATCTCTGGTCTGCACACACCACTTCACCAGGATATCGTCAAACAGCCAGAACGGCCGTCCAGATCTGAGCAAGCAACTTAGCCCACTATCATCCAACTCCAGCCCTGAATCCACTCCAAGTGGGGAAGGTTTGGAAAAAGCACTGCCAGAGTGCTCGGATGCcaatgaacacatcactccatctgATGACTTGCCCAAAACACACTCTCTGGAGAGAGAGACCAGCCAGAATGaaaagggagggaaagagataAGAGAGGAATTTGAGGATGGTGTGAAAGTACAGATAGAACCCTGCCCTCCAAGTCCGCCAAATCCTTTTGATGAATCTGACAAAGAAGAACTAAAAGAGGAAGAGCAGCCGGAGGCAGCTACAGAAGTCGCTAATGGAGACCTTCCTGTGACCTCAACAAGGAGCACCGCTGAAGAGAATCGACCAGTACCTGCCCCTAGAAAAGTGTCCGATTCCTCCCCTCCTGTGCGTCCTGTGCCCAGGCCACGCCCACCAAGACCTTTGCAGAGTCCAGCAGTCAGCG AAAACGAAGGTGATCGCAGACCAGTTCCACGTGAAAGGTCCCAGTCACCTGCAAG CTCCATTCAGTCCAGTGACAATCCTAAAACCAAAGACCCTCCCTGGCTGGCTCTTGTCAAACAAGAGTCCAAGAAAAAGTtggctcctcctcctcccagaGCTCTAGCCACTCCTCCTCATTCATCATCCACCCCTGCCAAGATCGAGGAGGAAACTCGTCCAGCCACACCCCCCAACCCCTTTGATGATGAGGACAATGAGGAGGCAACGGCCGAATCCACAGAAGTGCCAGTTCCGTCTTCTGTGGTTGCAGTCCATCCGTGGTACGGGATTTCCCAGACTGCTGAAGGCACTACTGAGGACCCCACCCACACCAAGTGTCCAGGAAGTGGCAGGAGCAAAAAACGGCCAGCGCCCAGAGCTCCAAAATCTGTTCCTACAG CTCTTCCTTCTTCTCAGTCTTCCTCTGCCTGTCCCTCTCCAGCTCTGAGCACTGAGAGCCTGTCCTCCTCTTCATCAGACCACGGCTTCTCCCGACCCGCTGCCACAACCTCTGCTTCCCCACGACAATCCGTTACCGAACAGGAACATCTGTTCACCAAAAGCGTGTCAGAGCCGTCAATTAGCAGTCCTGGCTCCTCCCCCTCAGCTCTTTCCTCTGAAACCAAGCCACTTCTATCACCTAGTCCCTCTCCGTCACACCCCCACAGTAATAATACTTGCTCAGCACCAGCCACACCCGAGACAAACAGGAGCGCAGGAAGCAAAGTGATGAGACCGCCCCCTCCACGCCCACCAGCTGCACCAAGTCCTCTGATTAGCTCTCATTCCTCACAGCAAAATACACCCAAG CGGGTAAACCCTTTTAATAGGAAAGCTTCCCCAACAGTCACCTCACCACAGTCCAGACCCCCTAAAGGCCCTCGACCTGCTCGCCCTCCTGCCCCTGGACACGGCTTCCCTCTCATCAAACGCAAG GTACAGTCCGATCAGTACATCCCTGTTGAGGACATACATGTGGAGATGGGGACACTTGAGAGGCAGTTGGATGAGCTGGAGCAGAGAGGAGTGGACCTGGAGCAGAGGCTCAGAGAATGCTCTAATG aggaagaggaggagcggCTGCTGGTGGACTGGTTCACTCTGATTCATGAGAAACATCTACTGGTACGCAGAGAGGCTGAGCTGGTGTACAC GGTGAAGCAGCAGCATCTGGAAGAAAGGCAAGCTGACGTGGAGTATGAGCTTAGGTGTCTCCTCAACAAACCAGGTGTGTTTTTCTGGTTCCCACccaaaataaaccagaacacaCCTGATTCAA AGAAAGAGTGGAATGATGAGGATCGCGACCGGGAGAAGCAGCTGATGGACGAGTTGGTGACCATCATCGAGCAGAGGAACCAGATCATCAACACCATGGATCAGGACAGACAGAG ggaagaggaggaggacaaGCTAGTGGctgccatgttaaagaaaaaag AGTTCCATGGCGAGAGTGAACACAGGAAGAAGCCCGGGAAGTTTAAACCCATGAAAGTGCTGAAAAGGCTGAGCCATAAAGGTGAAGTCACAAAGAGCCcaagtccaaggaaggaaaaaagctGA